From a single Deltaproteobacteria bacterium genomic region:
- a CDS encoding DUF4062 domain-containing protein encodes MKPIRIFLSSVQKELAAERADLRAYLHSDPLLRRFFEMFLFEDLPAADRRTDAVYLDEVAACELYVGIFGNEYGAEDAAGVSPTEREFNRATELGKPRLIYVKGTGDKSRHPKMLALIRRAGSELIRRRFIDSASLLPAVYASLVAYLDEHKLILNGPFDAAPCRGATIRDIGSAGMKMFIRDARASRGFPLRESASGKELLTHLNLLDDGQPTNAAVLLFGKEPQRFLPASEIKCAHFHGTEVAKPIPSYQVYKGTAFSLVDQAVDFVMSKLALRVGTRAKSAQAPVTYEIPREVVAEGIVNAVAHRDYTSNGSVQVMLFADRLEVWNPGRLPSSLTLQRLREPHGSVPHNPLLAEPLYLTKYIERMGTGTGDMIRRCRDAGLPEPEFRMTDGFALTIPRLSATEPDGSWETLESSGETAKSSGETAKSSGETPESSGETPESSGETGEKIVELMRENPEITIPEIAGLMGKTTRAIEKQVQRLKSDGAIARIGPTKGGHWEVSK; translated from the coding sequence ATGAAACCCATACGCATTTTCCTAAGCAGCGTGCAAAAGGAACTGGCGGCGGAACGCGCCGACCTGCGCGCCTATCTGCATTCTGACCCGCTGTTGCGGCGTTTTTTCGAGATGTTCCTGTTTGAGGACCTGCCCGCCGCAGACAGGCGGACCGATGCCGTATATCTGGATGAGGTGGCCGCCTGCGAGCTTTACGTGGGCATTTTCGGAAACGAATACGGCGCGGAGGACGCGGCTGGGGTATCCCCAACCGAACGCGAATTCAACCGCGCCACGGAGCTTGGCAAGCCGCGCCTTATCTATGTGAAGGGTACAGGCGACAAGTCAAGGCACCCCAAGATGCTGGCGCTGATCCGTCGGGCCGGTTCTGAGCTTATCCGCCGCCGCTTCATTGATTCGGCAAGCCTCCTTCCCGCCGTGTACGCCTCTTTGGTGGCCTACCTGGACGAGCACAAATTGATTCTGAACGGCCCGTTTGACGCGGCTCCCTGCCGTGGGGCGACGATACGGGATATAGGCAGCGCAGGCATGAAAATGTTCATCCGCGACGCCCGCGCGTCTCGCGGCTTTCCGCTAAGGGAATCGGCTTCCGGCAAGGAGCTTTTGACCCACTTGAACCTGTTGGATGACGGCCAGCCCACAAACGCCGCCGTGCTGCTCTTCGGAAAGGAGCCTCAACGCTTCCTGCCCGCTTCGGAGATCAAGTGCGCACATTTCCACGGAACGGAGGTGGCCAAGCCCATTCCGTCGTATCAGGTTTACAAGGGTACGGCTTTCTCGCTGGTGGATCAGGCGGTTGATTTCGTCATGTCAAAGCTGGCCTTAAGGGTCGGCACACGGGCGAAAAGCGCCCAGGCTCCGGTGACCTACGAAATCCCGCGCGAGGTGGTGGCCGAGGGAATCGTCAACGCCGTGGCCCACCGCGACTACACCAGCAACGGCAGCGTCCAGGTCATGCTTTTTGCCGACCGGCTGGAGGTCTGGAATCCCGGTCGCCTGCCGTCCTCGTTAACCCTGCAACGACTGCGCGAGCCGCACGGCTCCGTGCCGCACAATCCCCTCCTGGCCGAACCGCTCTATTTGACAAAATACATCGAGCGCATGGGAACCGGCACCGGCGACATGATCCGCCGCTGCAGGGATGCCGGGCTTCCCGAACCTGAATTTCGGATGACGGACGGTTTCGCTCTTACCATTCCGCGACTTTCCGCCACCGAACCGGACGGTTCGTGGGAAACTCTGGAAAGTTCGGGAGAAACGGCCAAAAGTTCGGGAGAAACGGCTAAAAGTTCGGGAGAAACCCCGGAAAGTTCGGGAGAAACCCCGGAAAGTTCGGGAGAAACCGGGGAGAAAATCGTTGAATTGATGCGCGAAAACCCGGAGATCACAATTCCCGAAATCGCCGGACTAATGGGCAAAACAACCAGGGCGATAGAAAAACAGGTTCAAAGGCTTAAATCTGATGGTGCGATAGCCCGAATCGGCCCCACCAAAGGCGGGCATTGGGAGGTGAGCAAATGA
- a CDS encoding restriction endonuclease subunit S: MDVKPGYKQTEVGVIPEDWKVKQIKDMKPYVTSGSRGWASYYSDQGSPFIRITNLNRASIYMDLEDLRFVNLPANNSEAMRTQLQDGDILISITADIGIVGNVSSKLPKPAYINQHIALVRFDPAQTSSRFVSYFLASEKPQRLFRALTDSGAKAGMNLTTVQQIRVNLPPTKAEQEAIAGALSDADALIESLEQLIVKKRQIKQGAMQELLTGKKRLPGFEVKSGYKQTEAGLIPEDWELDSLEHLSAFITKGSTPTTYGFKWETHGVLFLRSECVSDNGLDLNQSMYISPEAHSVLRRSQVCDGDILITITGNVGRVVFLYGIGTANLNQHIARVRMNATHVNAHYVYHFLSQRSVRRRFASITTGQAYPQISLKQVRDAKVPRPPTKTEQTAIASILSDMDAEISTLEEKLAKARQIKQGMMQELLTGRIRLV, from the coding sequence ATGGACGTGAAGCCCGGCTACAAACAGACCGAGGTTGGGGTGATACCGGAGGATTGGAAGGTTAAGCAGATCAAAGATATGAAGCCTTATGTCACAAGCGGTTCACGCGGGTGGGCTTCCTATTATTCGGATCAAGGCTCACCGTTCATCCGAATCACGAACCTAAACAGAGCCAGCATTTATATGGACCTTGAAGACCTGCGTTTTGTGAACCTTCCCGCTAATAATAGTGAGGCCATGCGAACGCAGCTCCAAGATGGCGATATTTTGATTTCAATTACCGCCGATATTGGCATAGTCGGCAACGTCTCATCAAAATTGCCAAAACCAGCCTATATCAATCAGCACATTGCATTGGTGCGATTCGACCCAGCACAAACCAGTTCGCGATTCGTCAGTTATTTTCTGGCATCGGAAAAACCGCAGAGACTATTTCGGGCATTGACCGACTCAGGCGCAAAAGCCGGAATGAACTTGACGACTGTTCAACAGATTCGAGTCAACCTCCCCCCCACCAAAGCCGAACAGGAGGCCATTGCCGGAGCTTTGAGCGATGCGGACGCCCTCATCGAATCCCTGGAACAGCTCATCGTAAAAAAACGCCAAATCAAACAAGGAGCCATGCAGGAGTTGCTTACCGGCAAGAAGCGCCTGCCGGGGTTTGAAGTCAAGAGCGGCTACAAGCAGACCGAAGCGGGATTGATCCCTGAAGATTGGGAACTGGATTCGTTGGAGCATTTATCAGCTTTCATTACAAAGGGTTCCACGCCGACAACCTATGGTTTCAAATGGGAAACGCATGGCGTGCTTTTCTTGAGAAGTGAGTGCGTGTCCGATAACGGATTGGATTTAAATCAGTCCATGTATATCTCCCCCGAAGCACACAGTGTACTTCGTCGAAGTCAGGTCTGCGATGGAGATATTCTTATTACGATTACAGGCAACGTAGGCCGAGTTGTTTTCCTTTACGGGATAGGAACGGCGAATCTTAACCAGCATATCGCCAGAGTTCGCATGAATGCGACCCATGTTAATGCTCACTATGTTTATCATTTTTTATCACAGCGTTCGGTCAGAAGGCGGTTTGCTTCGATCACGACCGGACAAGCATATCCCCAGATTAGTCTAAAGCAGGTACGGGACGCTAAAGTCCCCCGCCCACCCACCAAAACCGAACAAACCGCCATCGCCTCCATCCTTTCGGACATGGATGCGGAAATATCCACCCTTGAGGAAAAACTGGCCAAGGCCCGCCAAATCAAACAGGGCATGATGCAGGAACTGCTTACCGGAAGGATTCGGTTGGTATGA